In the Triticum aestivum cultivar Chinese Spring chromosome 2B, IWGSC CS RefSeq v2.1, whole genome shotgun sequence genome, AGATAAAGATATGTGGAATGAAATCGTCATTTTTTAGCATCCATGCAAACTGTTGGAATGCATTACAGAGTGGTAATGCACGGGAGAGCTAGCTAGCCCAACAAAGCAGTTTTTGCACCAGTATGTATAATATGAGGACCATTATACAATTGTGATAGGGCCTTATGTGAATGTGTCGGCAGCCTATCTTGTAGCTGGATCTTGTCCTTTTGTCCTCCATCAAACGTTCCATAAGCGACCGGTGCATCTGGTGCACCAGTCCGGTTGATGCATAGGATATGTTCTTACACTCTTTCTAGCTTGAGGAAAATTGAGACTTGTTGCGGAGAGTGGATGTATCCTCGAAGATAAGAGTGTTTCTATGACGCTTAGCTAAATAGTCGCGGCCCGCGGTGGATGTATTGCAACATGAGAATAGGGAGAAGGGAATGGGTGCCATTTTTTGGTCTCGCTAACTAATGGAAGCACTCGTTGTTAGAGTGTAATATGGTAGAAGCTTATGTGCTTTAGTCAACAATGACAGTACATATTTCATGTATTGTACGCAAGACTGTCAGGGAATGGCTATTCATGACGGTCTCCGAACTAAGGCACACTGACCATCTAGAGGTGCTGGTGACTCTGTGGGCTATCTAGCATGCTTGTCGAACAATGACCCATGAAGATATTTTTCAACTAAGTGCTTTGTCGATTGGTTATAGTTGATTTGGGGATTAATAGAAAGCAAAAGAATGTTGCTCCTAAAGTAAACATCGCCGGACCTGAGCACCCATGGGGTGGATCACGCCACTCTTGGAAGGAGCTAaacgtactccctccttccatctatatagggcctaatacatttttcaagactgcctttgactattgactagattaatagtatatgagatgcataatgtgaaaattatatcaatgaaagctcctttcacatacgaatttgactgtatgctttgtgtaagttgcatgtcatatattattgctctaacatttggttaaagttagcctcgaaaaacacattaggccttatatagatggaaggagggagtaatgTTGATGCTGGTGGGGGCAAAGAACAACATCTTTGGACTGGTGGTGGCATGTGATTGTattggagcatacttggggtcccTCGTCACCTCTCGTTCAGGGGGTGACATACCTAGAGGTCCTGGAGTCCATGGTGTGACAAGAAGCTCTGGCTCTCACGACAGATTTGGGGTCACATAAAATCACAACCACGACTAACTGTTAATAGGTGGCGATGAAATTAAAGACCGCTGATGTGAACTACTATGTTCACGTAATTGTTGTGATTAGGAGGCGGGAAAAATATTTCAGGAGATTTCATTTGTTCATGAGGACTGAGCTTTAAAAAAGGAAGCTCACTGGATAATTCGCTCCATCCTCCAGTTATACGTTGGCCGCCGTGTCTGCTGACAGAATTACATGTTGGGCTTTCTATACCTTACAACATCTTGAGTTAATAAATTTCTAGCATTCCGCTAAAAAATTTAAACTTCCTCCACAATTTGGACTTCAGATTTCCATTTTAAACAGAGTTAACATGCATTAGTCACTTCAAAAAGGTAGAAACATAAGAGGAAGAAAAGAACATTAATCTACACTAGAAGGGCCACTTTAGTTAACAATTTTCTCCTAATGAAATTGCATAGACTCGCTTAGGAGAAGGACTATGTATTATAATGGTGCAAATCAAACATCTCGAGAAGTCTTGCAATTTGAAATATCCGCTTAGTAACCAAAGAAGGAAAGAATTGTCGTGACTTTATTCGATTCTTCTTGGTGGCATCAGAAGTGTGTTCATTTGCCCCACGAGTACACACCTACGTATTATTCACTGTTCTAAGGTGGCATAGGCAGATCTATTGCGGAGATTATGCCTCAGCGGTCAACTTGCAAAAATATAACCGTACCTTCCACACATGTCACCTAATTTCTGTGTGAAATAGGCAAGGAAACCGGAGATAAACACCACTCAATGCACGAGTCCGGTAAATCCAAATGATCAGAACTATACAGCCATCTATATCCATCGTCTCACGCTGCTTCAATGATGTATTCATCACATCATCAATAATTTGGAAAAGCGTTAATTACATTAATTGAATTTGAAACGACATTAATTGCATCAAAAGCAATTAATCTTGGAACCAACATTAATTGTGGTTAATCTAGGAAATAATATTACTGTCAAACTAGTCGTGTGTTGCATGTACACGATTACTAGTACTCCAAGTAAGACACATGGGCACATTTCTACAATAAAATCTCGAGATCTTTAAAACCTTTAAATGTATATGGGGTATGGCTCTCAGATTCAAGCAAGGTCCACATTCATCCAAGGAAGTTAGTAATTTTTTTCCTCACCCTAACCCCAGCATCGATCACTTACCAAAATTTATTCTTTGTAATTTGGAAAAGTTAGATGAAAGCTTCATTTGTCGAATATCTTTGGTCGGCATTTGTACTTATCAGTCTCCAAAATGAAATGTTATCATGTTCTCGGTATAAAGATCATTCTAATATAAAGATCATTCTAATATTTTTCAAGAACACCACATTCTACATTTTTCATGAGTGGAATCCGTAATGATCCAAGGTTCCCTTTGTTCATTCTTCTACGGTGTATTTGTGAGAGTGTATCATTACAATGATCAAACAGATCAATTCTCTGCAGTGAATCAGCTAGTAGTAAAAACTAATTTAACAGGACCATCTTTCATATAATGAACATGCACAGAAACCAACCCTAAACCACATTATCCATGCAAGCAATGCGGGCATACACTACACACTCACTCACCTTGTCAACCGCAATGCATCCCGCAAGTCGCCTAGCTCACGACGGTGCCCACGCCGAGGCGAAAACAACGTTGTGCCCCTTCCATGTGAGCATGAGGTCGTCGTCCTCCCGCTTCATCCCCCACCCGGCCGCGTGCTCGTTCAACATTGTCCTTATCTCCCCGGCCGCCTCCTCGCCGAAAGCCACCGCCCGGAACCCCGCGCCGCGCATCCTTTGCCCCCACCTCGCCCGGTCCTCCTGCCGCTCCACCCTGTCCACCCCTTCCTGCGCCAGCACGTTCTCCACCTTCCACCCGACCTCCGCCTCGTACCACCGCCGCTGCTCGCTCCCCTTGGGCAGGAAGGTGTCCACGGCGTCGTACGGGATCCACAGGAAGTTGAACGCCGCCCGGAGCCTCCCCACCACGTCCCCCGCCGTGAAGTCGGCATCCTCCTCGGCCACCACGACCAGCGTTGGGTCGAGGGTTCGGATGGACTTGAGGAGCATGGTCCGGAGCGAGACCGACTGAGTAAGGCTCACCGACCCGGCCGTCTCGTCCGGCACGGTGTGCAGCAgcatgtggcagttgaggatgagcgCCTCGGTGCCGTCCGAGACCAGCTGCTGCACCCGGAGCTGGTCGACTAAGGAAGTGAAGGCGTCGGCCGGCGAGGTGGGCACCATCCGGAAGTCCATTGTCACGTTGCGGGATCGCGCGAAGTTGACAAGCTTCGCGCCTAGCTCGTCGTAGGACATGTCGAGCGCCGGCGGTGGCCCGCTGCACCCGACATCGGCGACGGTGAGCCGGAGTATCGGGGGGCCCTCGGCCCGGCTGGCGAGCATGTCGATGAGGGTCGGGATCTGCATGCAGTGCGTCGTGCTGAGGTCGACGACGTGAACGACGGAGAAGCCCTCCACGGCCTCAAGGATGGCGTGGTTGGCGGCCATGTAGCCGAACCGGTGCCACGGCGTGAGGTCGACGAAGCTGGCGAGCTCGACGGCCGTGAAGCGGTGCACGTGGAGCGCGGCCGACTCGACCGCGGCGGCCACGGCCGCGGTCACCGCCTTGCACGCCCCCGTCCTGGAAGCGCGCGCGACGAGCGCGCAGAGGAACGCCGCCGTGAGCCGCTGGTTGGAGTCCCCGTCGGCGGGGGCGATGTTGTTGAGCACCCACAGAATCTGCTGCGTGAGCGTGGCGTCGTTGGCCTCGATGGCGTTGGCGCAGTGCACTAGAAGCTGCTCCATGCAGCCGGCGCTGTTGAGGTTCCCCAGGGAGATCTTTGAGGAGGGCGGCAGCGTCGGGAACAAGCTCCCAGCAGCCGGCCACGGGCGTGCCCTCGGCGCGCCGACGTCAAGAAAGAGCCCTAGCCCTAGCCCGTGGTGTCCATTAGGGTAGAGAGGCGGTGCAGTCACTGCAGCATGGGTGAACTGCATCATGTAGGGGGGGTCGCGAGGTGGGTGGAATGGAAGGCAACAAATTTGCGACGCTGCCGCGATGATTAGAAAAGAGCAAAGAGGCAGAGCTAGTACACGTCCAGCAGTTTGAGGAGCGGATTTGGTGCTTGTACAAGGCATATATAGAGGGCCGTGCACTCGCTCGCCCGAATCGGAGATACAACCTACAGCTACACGTGCTTTCCTATCCTATGCCAATAGAACTTTGGGAACGCGGATCAAAGGGGAAACCAAGGGAGACGGAGAATGGAGAGAGTTTGATTGATTCATCAAGTACGTACGTACAGGGAATATTTCAGTCAAGGGATTTGTATTTAGCTAGCTGGCTAGAAACCATCTGGAGCTGGAAGAAAGGGCAGGGAAATTAAAATTTGTGTTCCATGTA is a window encoding:
- the LOC123044358 gene encoding scarecrow-like protein 32, with the translated sequence MPCTSTKSAPQTAGRVLALPLCSFLIIAAASQICCLPFHPPRDPPYMMQFTHAAVTAPPLYPNGHHGLGLGLFLDVGAPRARPWPAAGSLFPTLPPSSKISLGNLNSAGCMEQLLVHCANAIEANDATLTQQILWVLNNIAPADGDSNQRLTAAFLCALVARASRTGACKAVTAAVAAAVESAALHVHRFTAVELASFVDLTPWHRFGYMAANHAILEAVEGFSVVHVVDLSTTHCMQIPTLIDMLASRAEGPPILRLTVADVGCSGPPPALDMSYDELGAKLVNFARSRNVTMDFRMVPTSPADAFTSLVDQLRVQQLVSDGTEALILNCHMLLHTVPDETAGSVSLTQSVSLRTMLLKSIRTLDPTLVVVAEEDADFTAGDVVGRLRAAFNFLWIPYDAVDTFLPKGSEQRRWYEAEVGWKVENVLAQEGVDRVERQEDRARWGQRMRGAGFRAVAFGEEAAGEIRTMLNEHAAGWGMKREDDDLMLTWKGHNVVFASAWAPS